In Sparus aurata chromosome 2, fSpaAur1.1, whole genome shotgun sequence, a single genomic region encodes these proteins:
- the LOC115570143 gene encoding rhomboid-related protein 4-like isoform X1 produces MQRGFQLGLLLLVVQLFHEGLGNIPAVTLSVLGFNVYLYMFPAAPLVEACVSLHHVYRNKEWRRLFLSPLHHVDDWHLYFNMASFLWKGIRLERRLGGGWFLYMLSVFSLLTDLVYLLLQAALTQLIDDPDPLVRMFAAQSNECAVGFSGVLFALKVVCNHYNPGGVTYVLHFRVSNRFASWVELVLIYLINPRSSLIGHLAGILVGLLFTLGPLKTIMQTCAEIVSSDGNNLRPGSYFSYSGYSGTRRDYSEDPQHEQTNMTSDYRESDIAGLTEEEQIELAIRNSLNIRGTPRREEAAPHRSGFQPTEEELRLEEIRRSRLRRFDPGVSQQRSRRRL; encoded by the exons ATGCAGAGGGGTTTCCAGCTGGGCCTGCTGCTCCTGGTTGTCCAGCTGTTCCATGAGGGTCTGGGTAACATCCCAGCAGTCACCCTGTCTGTGCTGGGATTCAATGTGTATCTTTACATGTTCCCCGCTGCTCCACTGGTGGAG GCCTGTGTGAGCCTCCATCATGTGTACAGGAATAAAGAGTGGCGTCGCCTCTTCCTGTCCCCCCTGCACCACGTGGATGACTGGCACCTCTACTTCAACATGGCGTCCTTCCTCTGGAAAGGCATCAGGCTGGAGCGACGTCTGGGTGGAGGCTGGTTCCTCTACATGCTGTCGGTCTTCTCTCTGCTCACCGATCTGGTGTATCTCCTGCTGCAGGCAGCGCTGACGCAACTCATCGACGACCCTGATCCGTTGGTGAGAATGTTTGCCGCTCAAAGCAACGAGTGTGCTGTCGGCTTCTCAG GTGTCCTGTTTGCTCTGAAGGTGGTCTGTAACCATTACAACCCCGGAGGTGTGACCTACGTGCTCCATTTTCGTGTGTCCAACCGATTCGCTAGCTGGGTGGAGCTGGTGCTGATCTACCTAATCAATCCTAG GTCCTCTTTGATTGGCCACCTGGCAGGTATCCTGGTGGGTCTGTTGTTCACTCTGGGCCCTCTGAAGACCATCATGCAGACATGTGCAG AGATCGTGTCTTCAGATGGAAATAACCTGCGACCAGGTTCATACTTCAGCTATTCAG GCTACAGTGGGACAAGACGAGATTACTCAGAAGATCCACAGCATGAACAAACCAATATGACGTCTGATTACAGAGAATCTGACATCGCAGGACTGACTGAGGAAGAGCAGATAGAACTGGCGATCAGAAACAGCCTGAATATTCGAG GAACACCCAGGCGGGAAGAAGCTGCACCTCACCGTTCTGGTTTCCAGCCCACTGAGGAGGAGTTGAGACTTGAGGAGATCCGGCGGAGTCGACTGAGGAGGTTTGACCCGGGAGTTTCCCAACAACGCAGCAGAAGGAGGCTGTAA
- the LOC115570143 gene encoding rhomboid-related protein 4-like isoform X2: MHQNTKDHSLFVKTYLPINLFECDYFLSPLVARQLVLAKKHKACVSLHHVYRNKEWRRLFLSPLHHVDDWHLYFNMASFLWKGIRLERRLGGGWFLYMLSVFSLLTDLVYLLLQAALTQLIDDPDPLVRMFAAQSNECAVGFSGVLFALKVVCNHYNPGGVTYVLHFRVSNRFASWVELVLIYLINPRSSLIGHLAGILVGLLFTLGPLKTIMQTCAEIVSSDGNNLRPGSYFSYSGYSGTRRDYSEDPQHEQTNMTSDYRESDIAGLTEEEQIELAIRNSLNIRGTPRREEAAPHRSGFQPTEEELRLEEIRRSRLRRFDPGVSQQRSRRRL; this comes from the exons ATGCACCAAAACACCAAAGATCATTCCTTGTTTGTCAAAACTTACCTGCCAATAAACCTGTTTGAGTGTGACTATTTCCTGTCTCCACTGGTTGCCCGGCAACTGGTCCTGGCCAAGAAACATAAG GCCTGTGTGAGCCTCCATCATGTGTACAGGAATAAAGAGTGGCGTCGCCTCTTCCTGTCCCCCCTGCACCACGTGGATGACTGGCACCTCTACTTCAACATGGCGTCCTTCCTCTGGAAAGGCATCAGGCTGGAGCGACGTCTGGGTGGAGGCTGGTTCCTCTACATGCTGTCGGTCTTCTCTCTGCTCACCGATCTGGTGTATCTCCTGCTGCAGGCAGCGCTGACGCAACTCATCGACGACCCTGATCCGTTGGTGAGAATGTTTGCCGCTCAAAGCAACGAGTGTGCTGTCGGCTTCTCAG GTGTCCTGTTTGCTCTGAAGGTGGTCTGTAACCATTACAACCCCGGAGGTGTGACCTACGTGCTCCATTTTCGTGTGTCCAACCGATTCGCTAGCTGGGTGGAGCTGGTGCTGATCTACCTAATCAATCCTAG GTCCTCTTTGATTGGCCACCTGGCAGGTATCCTGGTGGGTCTGTTGTTCACTCTGGGCCCTCTGAAGACCATCATGCAGACATGTGCAG AGATCGTGTCTTCAGATGGAAATAACCTGCGACCAGGTTCATACTTCAGCTATTCAG GCTACAGTGGGACAAGACGAGATTACTCAGAAGATCCACAGCATGAACAAACCAATATGACGTCTGATTACAGAGAATCTGACATCGCAGGACTGACTGAGGAAGAGCAGATAGAACTGGCGATCAGAAACAGCCTGAATATTCGAG GAACACCCAGGCGGGAAGAAGCTGCACCTCACCGTTCTGGTTTCCAGCCCACTGAGGAGGAGTTGAGACTTGAGGAGATCCGGCGGAGTCGACTGAGGAGGTTTGACCCGGGAGTTTCCCAACAACGCAGCAGAAGGAGGCTGTAA